aaaaacccATTGAATTATCTGAATCACAAAGCAGGGTTATTTTTCTTAACTTGTGAAAAACTGCTGTTGTGGAGATACAAGGTTTTCACAGGACAGTGAACATATGTGAGCAGTAGTTGaactaaaacatgaaaaaacactgaatctctTACAGCCTTAAATGCAACAGCAGTGTCCAGTCTGAGAGGCCTGACATTTACCTAACTCGTCTCCACTAcctacccccccccctcccccccctccgTGTATCAGGTATCCAACTACATGAACTGGATGGTGCGTAACCTGGCAGACATGGAAGTACAGCTTGGCTCAGTGAAGAGGATTAACGGTCTGCTCAAAACTGAACCGGAGAATTACGAGGGACTGCTCAGTGagtgcagcagcacagtcaCAGTTTCACCATAAATCAAACCAGCTTTCACtgattcagcaaaaaaaatcacatctgctTTCTTCCAAGTTTTTGAGATTTCTTTGTCACTCAAGATGACGTTTTAAAGTTAGTCCACATTTACTCCACATTCATCATTGTCAGCTCAAGTAGGGTATCATAATGCTCACGAGAAATGTATCTTCATGCTCCTTCAGCTGCTTTTACATCACTTAATGCCATTATATCCCTTAATAATCTATCATACATGCGTGTTTCCTTTCAGCCAAAAGGGATTTTGCAAAGAGGCCAGTGACCCATCATTACCGAATTTAAACACAATCATATCATTatgttgagtgtgtgttctcGAGTTTTTGGCTTTTcaaggagtaaaaaaaaaaaaaaaaaagttaaagttaaacagttaaatgtttctgtgtctgtctcagctGTGTCTCAGGTCCCTGACGGCTGGCCCCGGCAGGGCGAGATCAAGATCCAGAATCTGAGTGTCAGATATGACGCCACGCTGAAGCCTGTGCTCAAAAATGTCAATGCACACATCAGCCCCGGACAGAAGGTAACCAAACCGCGTCTTAAACCACAGAACAAATACATAGACCAGGAAATGGTACATGAATTGGTGATATTTATTGACTGATTTATTGAGTATTGGTGACGATGATGATTTGgacttgtttgttttcaggtggGGATCTGTGGCAGGACAGGCAGCGGCAAATCCTCTTTCTCCTTGGCCTTCTTCCGCATGGTTGACATGTTTGAGGGTAAAACAAATCACATCAGTGTGAAGATataactgaaatgaatgaaatgataatgaaaaaaacaaagcaaataaggAAATGAGGTCTCTGAATGCAACACttacaagaaaaaaactttGTATTGATGTACTAAATGTCTTAAACGCTGAGaatttcctgtttgttgtgGCACTTTGTAATGTAGATCATGTGcgatgtctgtttgtgtgtgaatgtgttatttttatttctctcacagGGAGGATTGTGATTGATGACATCGACATCGCCAAGCTGCCTCTGCAGACCCTCAGATCTCGCTTGTCCATCATCCTCCAAGACCCCATCCTGTTCAGTGGCACAATCCGGTACGACGGTCTTCGCTTCACCATCGGTTCCGCCAACAGGAAGGATGCGTTTACAGCAGTTTTGATTTGGCGAGGCTGATAATCTGACCAAAATAGTTTtagcagaaggagagagagggaaaacgcAGAACATTTCCAGTAACGGGAGCAGTTGGCAAACTGTGACACACTTCAAACACACTTATCTGAAGCATGAGTAGAGCAGAGGGTTTGTAGATAAGAGGACATTCCTCTGAAAACTCTGCTGGagaggttttttatttttagacttCAGCAGCAGTGACCATAAAAGCTTTGTCATGTCAGAGAAGAACAGATGAGAAATTTTGCCACACAAATTTAAAGAGGCTGTGTGGTGCTGTCAGTCAGATCAGATAAAAGTATATTTTAGTGTAAAGTCTGTTTGGTGTCTGTTTGctccatttatttaaatattcattacaTGATCATCGGAGACACTGGTTCAAATAGATACAGACCATGATGATGAAATCTGATCTTCACTCCTTCAACTTTAATGTTGGTGTTGAATGAGGGGGAAGGGATATATTGAGGGCTAAGGTTGGGGGATAAATGTAGCTAGATTTGCACCGATTAACTGATCActagaaaattaatctgcaactattttgataaccGGTTCattatttaagtcattttctcaagcaaaaatgccaaatattgaATGGTGACAGGTTCTCAGATGTCAGAATTGCTTAGAATATCTGTGAGGTTTCATCCAGTGATGTCACCATATTGACCAAATGTTAATCAGTTAATGGAGAAAACAATCAGTAGATTAACTGAAAGACAAGCATAGTgacatgtgtgtgggtgtgtgtgtagattcAACCTGGACCCAGAGGTGAAGGCTACAGATGAGATGCTGTGGGAAGCTCTGGAGATTGCTCAACTGAAGCCTGTTGTTAAATCACTTCCAGGAGGCCTGGGTGAGAAAATCTGACTACGatttgatgagtgtgtgtgtgtgtgtgtgtgtgtatgtgtgtgtgtgtgtcagagagagagagactcaaaTAATGTACGCAAActattatttattctttatacCAGAGAATAGACTGAACCAATAATAACAAATCTACAACATATTCAAATGTTAACTTATTTTAAAAGTATAAGCTGAGTGTGTGGCGCTGATTTGTACAAGTAACAGTAATTCCTTCTCAGAGGTCACATGTTCACATACTCATCACATCTGTCAGCTGCTCGAGTATCTGGATACAAAGATCAGTTGTGCTGTATCACAATACATGAGCATTAATTTTTTAACTCCCCCGTCGGAGCTGTATCAAGTCTGTTCCTGCTCCGTCCTGCAGCGTTTTACAGACCTGACCATTGGAGGTCAGATCAGATAGTAGCTGAGAGCTGTGCACCTCTTCCACAGACTTAACTTGCACACATGATGAATGCTTGGTATGCTGATGTGTGGGGCCTCAACTGCGCACTGAGGCTTACTTTAGCTCTTAGTTAGTAATTTATCACTCAGGTCTTACGTCTCTGTCATCTTCTACGCCGtctcctgaaaaaaacaaagaaatcattCACCACCCTGATGGAATAATCGCCTGCTGCTCGTCTCACCTGATGTATTTCTGCTTCggttaacacaaacacacagagacctgCTTTCACTTGTACTGTGTGACattgacaaatgtgtgtgtgtgacactgagcTACTCACTGCTTTAGTTTATGTTCCCTGGAGCCACTTGTTCAATAGGATATTGATCTGTAACCCAGGAGTTTAAAGTCTAATTAATTTTGCTCTTTAATATAATTTGtattaatgtaattaatgttTAAACACATTATATTTTTAAGGCTTTACTATCTGTCTATGTAACaagaggaaaatacaaaaatccATTCAATAATACTTATGTTTTCAGTATTGGGGGAAGCATCATGAAAGTCATGAAGCTGAACCTTTGTCATTGTTTACCATTCGTGTGATCCCGGTTGCTGctgcatatttatttatatgactCCAAACTTTGAAACATAAACCTCTTTAAAAGCTGAATTAATgcactgagaaagaaaaaaagttcccATGTGAATTCCGGAAAAACCACATGCTCTGACTGATAAATCACTTGGGAACAGTTTACATTTTCAAGCATCTCTATTTGACCGTGCCTCGTTCATTACACCGAATGGGAAATCAAAGTGATATTGATTTATAAGCTCAGAGTTAATGTAATTGGATATTAACTCTGAGCTTATACTTTGCCTTCTCCTTAGTTGAAATAATCGTGTTATATATAAAGCAATCTGCAATCTAAAATATGGACATCATACATTATTATTGACTGTGGTGTTATGTATTTAATTAGTAGATGTGTtaaagatatgtttttttttttgtttttttttctttcagatgcCATGGTGACGGAGGGAGGGGAAAACTTCAGTCAGGGTCAGAGGCAGCTGTTCTGTTTGGCCAGAGCCTTCGTCAGGAAGAGCAGCATCCTCATCATGGACGAGGCCACGGCATCCATAGACATGGCAACGgttagtgtgtgtttaacagaagaGCACCGCTAAGGTGAAGTGGAAATTAgtgtgaaagtgaaatgaaagagagaacgTTCAGCGGGTTGATTTTCAGCTGCACTCATGGAAACAAAGAGTGATGAaggaaaagcagacagatggagagtgTATAGAGAGAAGCACTTATTTTAAAGGCCCAATCCTTAATTTTTATGACCTCTTAAACTCTGTTGGTgcatatattcatatttaaaagttaaagttaTAGATAGAAAATACGTGTGTTCTCCAACTGATCTTAAATCAAAATATAAGCtgttaaaagcagcagaaaacaacTTAGACTTAACTGTCTAATGTCAGTCAGTTTGATCAGGTTTGGACTGTATCTCTcgattttttttacacaagaggaagataaaaaatgaaagcaggAGTGGAGAAGAAAGTGTGcatgaggcagacagagagagagagagagagagagagagagagagagagagagagagagagagagagagagattgacaTGGAGGGAAAACACTGAGCACAGTTAGAGCCTGAGGGAGTCTCTGCAAATGGCTGCTTCTTACTTAAGACCCTCTCCTGAATGATCATCACAAAGAGAGACATTTCTAGCTTACAATTACGCAGCAGCACTGCCCTCGAGGAAACAGTTTGACAGATAACATATAAGGGGGTTGAACAGagttttttttcagcatgaaGGACCTGTTtaaaatgaccttttttttttttttttttttttacatgaaagtAAGTTTCAGTcaacctcccctccctctgcccccaCAGGAGAGCATCCTGCAGAAAGTGGTGATGACTGCATTTGCTGACCGAACAGTAGTTACTATAGCAGTGAGTATCCCAaccccccctacacacacacacagtgctgaccTTCCTTCTACACTGCTGATGTAATTCTTGTAAAGTGGTGCAAAGCTGCAGACAAATGCAGTGTGGACACAGAACTGTTACTGAAAGACTGTGGTGAAAATTAAACAggtaagagagaaaagagggaaagcaGCAAACAGATGCCAAACTTCCAGGACAACATCTGCCTCTGGATTCTTAAAGTTATTCCTTGATGGAGTAATCAGAAATATCATCCACGAATGTTAAAAGTATCCTAGCAGCCATGTGCtccatttaaaaatgaacaaacagatgTACAGTAAGACTTTAGCATGATAGagcactgattttattttctgttccaaGACTCATGTAGCATGTTTCAGTCTAAATCAGTGATGGATGCAGAGTTGAGTCACTCCTTCTCTGATGCATTAACCGTTCTCTTCCCCTTCCGCCCTGCAGCACCGTGTCCACACCATCCTGAATGCCGACCTGGTGATTGTGATGAAGCGGGGCATCATCCTGGAGTACGACAGACCCCAGGCCCTTCTGGACAAGGAGGACAGCGTCTTCGCCTCCTTCGTGCGAGCAGACAAGTAGCacaagagggaagagaggaagcaTTAAAGGAAGACATTCGAAGTGCAATTGTCCCATGGAATatattccttttattttttaatcatgttgtataatatttgtacatataaaaatgttaattctttgttaataaaatataaattatcattcacattgatgttttttttggtgatgACTAAAGTTAGTTTTACCctgttgtaaacaaaacaagtcaTCAGTTCATAGCAGGTTTAAAAAGACCTGGAGCTGAGCTGAGGGATCCACGATGCTGCTGTCCAGCAAGACAAGGCTGAGAGCCAGAACTGGAGCATAGTGATCATCTTCATATACTCATGGGTGTTACTGTGGGATGAGAGTCTGTGCCTGCAGGAGTCAGCATCTGATATTAGAAAGTTAGATGGATGCCAGAGGAGCACAGTGgcctgtaaaataaaatctgtccaTGCCTGGTATGAGAAGCAGCCCAGTAGAACAGGAACATCAGCCAGGACTAGATGTTAAGGAAATAAATTTGGCCCCTGTGGGTGAAGAGACCACTTTCTATTGATGTTTAAAGCTGCTGAGGTTTAAACCAAAAAGCCTGAGGGTGATTTACTGTAGAGTGTTTTATATTTAAGCCATTATACTGTATTATCAGAGTATGATGAGCCTGTGGCAACTTAGGGCTGCACAACTGAACTGTTTGTAATGCGCAATGGACCCTCTCTTGCATTCTCCTGCAATCACAGGAAGGGCAccagaaagatggaggagggagggactGTCTCTCCACCTCACCACGTCTCCGTCTCAAGTTACCGAGCTTTAGTGAAGTGGCGGAGTCAGCACACACTCAACTGCGCCACATGAGCCTGCCTTCTCATCCAAAGGTAATAAACCTCAGCTCAGAGCCCCACTATGCTCCCGCATCAACATTTTACATCTCAGTGAATTTCATTTACGCACCAACGCCGGTGCGCTGATTCACAATGGGACGGGGCGGCGCGGCGCAACTACTCCCGGTCGGTCGGTCGTTCTGGTGAGTGACGGCGGCAGCTGCGGAGCTGGAAGAAGAATCTTCTCATGGGACTTCGCGGTCGGGAAGCGCCTGATCTGGAGGCAACGTGAGGAGCGCACATACCTCCAGAAAACGGGCGACGAGACTCTTCCCTCCTGCGCCCGACAGCTGCCGAGGAGCTGTCACCGGCGAGGAAAAAGGGGGTCAACGGGAGAGAGGAACCCGTGCAGAGGTAGCCTCTTCAAAGCCAAAGGACCGTGGGTACGTAGTATGGGAGCGCTATGTTGTCCAGGAAGGGACTCATTCCTGAGGATTACTTGCTGACACGTTTGGCTGAGGATGTACTCCAGCCCAAGTTCAAGGCGAAACCGGGGAAGCCTCGGTTCGTCGCCAAGAACGGCACCTGCAATGTGGCGCACACCAACATCCGAGAGCAGGGCCGATTCTTGCAGGACGTCTTCACCACTCTGGTGGATTTAAAATGGCTCCACACGCTCATCATTTTCACCATGTCCTTCCTGTGCAGCTGGCTTCTCTTCGGGATGATCTGGTGGCTCGTTGCCTTTGCGCACGGCGACTTAGACCAAAGAGGAGACGACTTTGTCCCGTGCGTAACGGACATTCACTCCTTCTCCTCGGCCTTCCTCTTCTCCATAGAGGTCCAGGTGACCATCGGCTTCGGGGGACGGATGATCACGGAGGAGTGCGTCTCAGCCATCATCATCCTGATCGTGCAGAACATCGTCGGATTGGTCATCAACGCCATCATGCTCGGCTGCATCTTCATGAAAACTGCGCAGGCCAACCGGCGCGCGGAGACGCTCATTTTCAGTAAGCACGCCGTCATCTCCATCCGCAACAACAAACTGTGCTTCATGATCCGCATCGGGGACCTGAGGAAAAGTATGATCATCAGCGCCACCGTGCGGATGCAGGTAGTCAGGAGAACCacgacagaggagggagaggtggtGCCTCTGGACCAGATCGACATCCACATGGATAACCCGGTGGGCACCAACGGCGTCTTCCTGGTGTCCCCCCTCATCATCTGCCACGTGATCAACAAGGACAGCCCTCTGTACGAGCTGTCTGCCTCTGACCTGCAGCACGAGGACATCGAGGTGATCGTGGTGCTGGAGGGTGTGGTGGAGACCACGGGCATCACCACGCAGGCCAGGACCTCGTACGTGGCGGAGGAGATCCTATGGGGGCAGCGCTTCGTGCCCACGGTCTCCGAGGAGGACGGCATGTACGCGGTGGACTACTCCAAGTTCGGCAACACCGTGAAGGTCCCGACACCGTGCTGCAGCGCCAAGAAACTGGACGAGGCAGGCGGCATCGCTCGCTTTAAACTGAACGAGGGCGTCACCTTACGGGCGTCTGTGAGAAGGCGCCGGGGGACCGCGGCGGTCCGCAGGTCCAGGATAGAGAGCTAGCAAACTGATGATCCGTGCAAACCATGTCTGTCAGGATTCTGTATGAGAATTAATACAGTTAATGAGGTTAATTAAATAACATTCATATTGATTTTATAATGAATATATGCCAGGATGTGGATTAACTGTAACCAGTAATCAATAATTGTAAATCAATACAACTCCTCTTTCAGTCAAATGTACACATCATCATGCAATTTACTCAGGGTCAGTATGATAATGCACAAAGTCAGAATGCACTGAGGTTTATGAGATGTGACTGCTGTGCTGTAAAACCTGAGGAGGTATCCAGAGTGAAGACAGACTaggatgttttttattttattttttaattaagagTGACTGCATGTATCTAAAAGCAATAAAGGAGAATGCTAAAATGTAAAGTGTGCTGTGGAATGAAACACTGTGATTTAAAGGGAGAGTCTGCCAATTTTTAgagcccgagcaccgagtggtgtgaaggcctattgtttttctaatgtttattattatttttattattattattattattatggccAGAGCACGAAATTTgtgcgaagccctattgtaactgaagggattattattattctcctcttttattttagaAAGACTGCATCATTTTGCATTTCGTTCTCTCCATACTTTGACGAACTCCTCCTAGGGGAATTGTCCAATTGCACCGAattttggtcagattgctcagaaggcattggggacaaaaagttatcaaatgaTTTGATGTGGGTTACACAGTCTGCCTGTGGCGCCGCCACAAAAATTACCTGTCGCCAACAAAAAGGAAATagatgtatttgtggctgtatctcacaTATAGTTCATCCAatgtagatgaaaaaaatcaggcatgatgagcatgtgattctgaacagattgacATGCTAAAATAATGATATCGTCATAGGGCCACCTAATGGCAgtggttaatttttttctttaaataactAGGGGAATCATtggatggagctgaaatcttGTCATGTTGGTCTTAAGACACTATTGTCCAAAAGTGATCAAAAGTTTTTCTCTATGTTACACAATGTGGGCGGAGCACCAACGCAAACTCACCCTctgatttgtgaaaatgaggattttgGGTTTTTCCTACAtatgtatgacgttttttatgacattttgaggtcttacaaaaatttgactttttttttttgtcattttttgacgccttaccatagtatgacgttttttatgacattttgaggtcttacaaaaatttgactttttttgtcattttttgacgcattaccatagtatgacgtttttacgacactttgaggtcttacaaaaatgtaacttttttttgtcattttttgacgccttactatagtatgacgttttttatgacattttgaggtcttacaaaaatttcacttttttttgtaattttttgacgccttactatagtatgacgttttttatgacattttgaggtcttacaaaaatttgacttttttgtcattttttgacgccttactatagtatgacatttttatgacattttgaggtcttacaaaaatttgacttttttttgtcattttttgacgccttactatagtatgacgttttttatgacattttgaggtcttacaaaaatttgacttttttgtcattttttcacgccttacggccatattacgttttttgtaacattttgaggtcttacaaaaatttgactttttttgtcattttttcacgccttactatagtatgacgttttttatgacattttgaggtcttacaaaaatttgacttttttttgtcattttttcacgccttactatagtatgacgttttttatgacattttgaggtcttacaaaaatttgacttttttgtcatttgttcacgccttacggccgtatggcattttttgccattttttgacgccttactatggtatgacgttttttatgacattttgaggtcttacaaaatgtaactttttttgtcattttttgacaccttacggccgtatgacgttttttatgacaatttgaggtcttacaaaaatttgactttttttgtcatttttacacttacattttacattttgatcCGTGCAAACCATGTCTGTCAGGATTCTGTATGAGAATTAATACAGTTAATGAGGTTAATTAAATAACATTCATATTGATTTTATAATGAATATATGCCAGGATGTGGATTAACTGTAACCAGTAATCAATAATTGTAAATCAATACAACTCCTCTTTCAGTCAAATGTACACATCATCATGCAATTTACTCAGGGTCAGTATGATAATGCACAAAGTCAGAATGCACTGAGGTTTATGAGATGTGACTGCTGTGCTGTAAAACCTGAGGAGGTATCCAGAGTGAAGACAGACTaggatgttttttattttattttttaattaagagTGACTGCATGTATCTAAAAGCAATAAAGGAGAATGCTAAAATGTAAAGTGTGCTGTGGAATGAAACACTGTGATTTAAAGGGAGAGTCTGCCAATTTTTAgagcccgagcaccgagtggtgtgaaggcctattgtttttctaatgtttattattatttttattattattattattattatggccAGAGCACGAAATTTgtgcgaagccctattgtaactgaagggattattattattctcctcttttattttagaAAGACTGCATCATTTTGCATTTCGTTCTCTCCATACTTTGACGAACTCCTCCTAGGGGAATTGTCCAATTGCACCGAattttggtcagattgctcagaaggcattggggacaaaaagttatcaaatgaTTTGATGTGGGTTACACAGTCTGCCTGTGGCGCCGCCACAAAAATTACCTGTCGCCAACAAAAAGGAAATagatgtatttgtggctgtatctcacaTATAGTTCATCCAatgtagatgaaaaaaatcaggcatgatgagcatgtgattctgaacagattgacATGCTAAAATAATGATATCGTCATAGGGCCACCTAATGGCAgtggttaatttttttctttaaataactAGGGGAATCATtggatggagctgaaatcttGTCATGTTGGTCTTAAGACACTATTGTCCAAAAGTGATCAAAAGTTTTTCTCTATGTTACACAATGTGGGCGGAGCACCAACGCAAACTCACCCTctgatttgtgaaaatgaggattttgGGTTTTTCCTACAtatgtatgacgttttttatgacattttgaggtcttacaaaaatttgactttttttttttgtcattttttgacgccttaccatagtatgacgttttttatgacattttgaggtcttacaaaaatttgactttttttgtcattttttgacgcattaccatagtatgacgtttttacgacactttgaggtcttacaaaaatgtaacttttttttgtcattttttgacgccttactatagtatgacgttttttatgacattttgaggtcttacaaaaatttcacttttttttgtaattttttgacgccttactatagtatgacgttttttatgacattttgaggtcttacaaaaatttgacttttttgtcattttttgacgccttactatagtatgacatttttatgacattttgaggtcttacaaaaatttgacttttttttgtcattttttgacgccttactatagtatgacgttttttatgacattttgaggtcttacaaaaatttgacttttttgtcattttttcacgccttacggccatattacgttttttgtaacattttgaggtcttacaaaaatttgactttttttgtcattttttcacgccttactatagtatgacgttttttatgacattttgaggtcttacaaaaatttgacttttttttgtcattttttcacgccttactatagtatgacgttttttatgacattttgaggtcttacaaaaatttgacttttttgtcatttgttcacgccttacggccgtatggcatt
The window above is part of the Toxotes jaculatrix isolate fToxJac2 chromosome 5, fToxJac2.pri, whole genome shotgun sequence genome. Proteins encoded here:
- the kcnj11 gene encoding ATP-sensitive inward rectifier potassium channel 11; amino-acid sequence: MLSRKGLIPEDYLLTRLAEDVLQPKFKAKPGKPRFVAKNGTCNVAHTNIREQGRFLQDVFTTLVDLKWLHTLIIFTMSFLCSWLLFGMIWWLVAFAHGDLDQRGDDFVPCVTDIHSFSSAFLFSIEVQVTIGFGGRMITEECVSAIIILIVQNIVGLVINAIMLGCIFMKTAQANRRAETLIFSKHAVISIRNNKLCFMIRIGDLRKSMIISATVRMQVVRRTTTEEGEVVPLDQIDIHMDNPVGTNGVFLVSPLIICHVINKDSPLYELSASDLQHEDIEVIVVLEGVVETTGITTQARTSYVAEEILWGQRFVPTVSEEDGMYAVDYSKFGNTVKVPTPCCSAKKLDEAGGIARFKLNEGVTLRASVRRRRGTAAVRRSRIES